A stretch of the Archangium violaceum genome encodes the following:
- a CDS encoding TIGR02266 family protein, with protein sequence MNAPSPVPPQPPNREAELTRSEAELASQEARLADQLHRAALEAESLSRRLAELRQQVSRVPAERQADEHVRAASARLESASVHTGSSEDARERALAARDEALEARRRAAQDAQKALQALQLLNTRAQQDLSEAEAGLKRSAEAAARAQREREAAARAAQAAQTVPATQSHRAVPTRQAAGAQQENLTLPDPRPLGSRASRVRLQATINLNSDSNFFTGFTTNISEGGIFVATVQTVPRGTLVDLDFTLPGGRPMKVTGVVRWTREVNDKTPELMPGMGVQFTQLPPEMAAAISDFVATREPLFFPD encoded by the coding sequence ATGAACGCGCCGTCCCCAGTCCCGCCCCAACCGCCCAACCGAGAAGCCGAGCTCACCCGCTCCGAGGCCGAGCTGGCCAGCCAGGAAGCGCGGCTCGCGGATCAGCTCCACCGAGCGGCCCTGGAGGCCGAGTCCCTCTCACGCCGGCTCGCGGAGCTGCGGCAGCAGGTGTCGCGGGTGCCGGCCGAGCGCCAGGCGGACGAGCACGTGCGGGCGGCGAGCGCGCGGCTCGAATCGGCCTCGGTGCACACCGGCTCCTCGGAGGACGCCCGGGAGCGCGCCCTGGCGGCGCGCGACGAGGCGTTGGAGGCCCGGCGGCGAGCCGCGCAGGACGCCCAGAAGGCCCTCCAGGCCCTGCAGCTGCTCAACACGCGGGCCCAGCAGGACCTGAGCGAGGCGGAAGCGGGGCTGAAGCGCTCGGCGGAGGCGGCGGCCCGAGCCCAGCGCGAGCGCGAGGCGGCGGCCCGGGCGGCCCAGGCGGCGCAGACGGTCCCCGCGACCCAGTCGCACCGGGCGGTCCCGACGCGCCAGGCGGCCGGGGCGCAGCAGGAAAACCTCACCCTTCCGGATCCACGCCCGCTGGGGTCCCGCGCGTCGCGCGTGCGCCTGCAGGCGACGATCAACCTGAACAGCGATTCGAACTTCTTCACGGGCTTCACCACGAACATCAGCGAGGGCGGCATCTTCGTGGCGACGGTGCAGACGGTGCCGCGCGGGACGCTGGTGGACCTGGACTTCACGCTGCCGGGAGGCCGGCCGATGAAGGTGACCGGGGTGGTGCGCTGGACGCGCGAGGTGAACGACAAGACGCCCGAGCTGATGCCGGGAATGGGCGTGCAGTTCACCCAGCTGCCGCCGGAGATGGCCGCGGCCATCTCGGACTTCGTGGCCACGCGCGAGCCGCTGTTCTTCCCGGACTGA
- a CDS encoding PaaI family thioesterase produces MASDDAFHDTQQMMESINRFMSDSVPHNRELGLRVVELGEEGATVRLPYSENLVGNPETGVLHGGAVTTLIDATCGIAVFSKMARMARIATLDLRIDYLHPATPGKELLARAECYKLTRAVAFVRALAHHGDANDPVASAQGTFIIVED; encoded by the coding sequence ATGGCGAGTGACGACGCGTTCCACGACACGCAGCAGATGATGGAGAGCATCAACCGCTTCATGAGCGACTCCGTCCCGCACAACCGCGAGCTGGGCCTGCGCGTGGTGGAGCTCGGCGAGGAGGGGGCCACCGTGCGGCTGCCCTACTCGGAGAACCTGGTGGGCAACCCCGAGACGGGCGTGCTGCATGGGGGCGCGGTGACGACGCTCATCGACGCCACGTGCGGCATCGCCGTCTTCTCGAAGATGGCGCGCATGGCCCGCATCGCCACCCTGGATTTGCGCATCGACTACCTGCACCCGGCCACGCCGGGGAAGGAGCTGCTGGCGCGCGCCGAGTGCTACAAGCTCACGCGCGCGGTGGCCTTCGTGCGAGCGCTCGCGCACCACGGAGACGCGAATGATCCGGTGGCCTCGGCGCAGGGCACCTTCATCATCGTGGAGGACTGA
- a CDS encoding pilus assembly protein N-terminal domain-containing protein: MHVKKMLGGVAVLAVMVFGSTAGAAQAGPVRTNEAQAPAPEETLTLKAREVRTLEVKGLTRIAVGDPEIVGVTVEGGSGIRLTGLEKGETTMRVWTSDGARKAYKLVVQG; the protein is encoded by the coding sequence ATGCACGTGAAGAAGATGCTCGGAGGGGTCGCGGTCCTGGCGGTGATGGTGTTTGGCTCGACGGCGGGCGCGGCGCAGGCCGGGCCGGTCCGGACGAACGAGGCCCAGGCCCCCGCCCCCGAGGAGACGCTCACCCTGAAGGCCCGGGAGGTGCGCACCCTGGAGGTGAAGGGCCTCACCCGCATCGCGGTGGGCGACCCGGAGATCGTCGGCGTCACCGTGGAGGGCGGCTCGGGCATCCGCCTCACCGGTCTCGAAAAGGGCGAGACGACGATGCGGGTGTGGACGAGTGATGGGGCACGCAAGGCATACAAGCTCGTCGTCCAGGGTTGA
- a CDS encoding DUF2059 domain-containing protein codes for MRSFKSRVSWRWSLLAVLVVGCAHSGTGTSSAPVAASETSAARLRKERKVRELMALTGAEATGQQMIDMMTGHFQQMARIPPGFMEKFRELAAQESIVDMLVPVYMKNFSEEDLDAAIAFHGSPAGKRFLAAQPALLQEAKEVGEQWGVRLAEKTLRALAEQEREQQSDAVSHEGQQL; via the coding sequence TTGCGCTCCTTCAAGTCCCGGGTGTCCTGGCGGTGGAGTCTTCTGGCTGTCCTCGTGGTGGGCTGCGCGCACTCGGGGACGGGCACGTCCTCTGCTCCGGTCGCCGCCTCCGAGACCTCCGCGGCCCGGCTCCGCAAGGAGCGGAAGGTGCGTGAGCTGATGGCGCTCACGGGGGCGGAGGCCACCGGCCAGCAGATGATCGACATGATGACGGGCCACTTCCAGCAGATGGCCAGAATCCCGCCGGGCTTCATGGAGAAGTTCCGCGAGCTGGCCGCGCAGGAGTCCATCGTGGACATGCTGGTGCCCGTCTACATGAAGAACTTCTCCGAGGAGGACCTGGACGCGGCCATCGCCTTCCACGGCTCCCCGGCCGGCAAGCGCTTCCTCGCGGCCCAGCCGGCGCTGCTGCAGGAGGCGAAGGAGGTGGGCGAGCAATGGGGTGTGCGCCTCGCGGAGAAGACGCTGCGGGCGCTCGCGGAGCAGGAGCGCGAGCAGCAAAGCGACGCCGTGAGCCACGAGGGTCAGCAGCTGTAG
- a CDS encoding PAS domain S-box protein encodes MTSEAPVGWPAGQGEMAERIRAHDWAATPLGPMERWPHSLRAIVDMMLPNGFPMVVLWGPRLVQLYNDSYRALMGIKHPAGLGQPTHECWPEVRHINVPIYERVFAGETLTFEDALYPLTRSGRLEDAWFTLSFSPVRDASGQVAGVLVTVLETTERHRAEVSLRESEARFRGLVEPFAQAVWETDARGRVVSDSPSWRAYTGQTVDEYLGDGWMAAIHSDDREDVLRTWREAVRTVAPLTAEFRLRGPDGSWRWTHVRTAPLRGADGSVLKWVGMNIDITARKQAEAAQRESEARYQTLFNSIDEGFCIMQLLFDAEQRPLDCRYLEVNPAFERHSGIHDALGRTFRELLPGIEPFWIDVYGRVALTGEPTRFEGHAASMGRWFDVYAFRIGEPHERKVAVLFTDVTRRKQAERTLRERADFERQLIGIVSHDLRNPLNAILLSATMLLRRAESDARKEGALRCVFDAAERMRRLVCDLLDFTQVRLGQGLPVQRELRDLHALVRGVVEEVLAAHPGREVEVRAEGEVWAALDADRVAQLLANLLSNALAYGAAGSPVCVTTREDGSYVALEVHNEGEPIPPEKLARLFQPLERGAQPPAPSSRSIGLGLFIVDGIVRAHGGHIRVHSTAAEGTTFCVLLPRRG; translated from the coding sequence GTGACCAGCGAAGCACCCGTGGGGTGGCCCGCGGGCCAGGGCGAGATGGCCGAGCGCATCCGTGCGCATGACTGGGCGGCCACCCCCCTGGGGCCCATGGAGCGCTGGCCGCACAGCCTCCGGGCCATCGTGGACATGATGTTGCCCAACGGCTTCCCCATGGTGGTGCTCTGGGGACCGCGGCTCGTCCAGCTCTACAACGACAGCTACCGGGCGCTCATGGGCATCAAGCACCCGGCGGGCCTCGGGCAACCGACGCACGAGTGCTGGCCCGAGGTGCGGCACATCAACGTGCCCATCTACGAGCGGGTGTTCGCGGGCGAGACGCTCACCTTCGAGGACGCGCTCTACCCCCTCACGCGCTCGGGCAGGCTGGAGGACGCATGGTTCACGCTCTCCTTCAGTCCGGTCAGGGACGCGTCCGGCCAGGTCGCGGGCGTGCTGGTCACCGTCCTCGAGACGACCGAGCGACACCGGGCCGAGGTGTCGCTCCGGGAGAGTGAAGCGCGATTCCGAGGTCTGGTGGAGCCGTTCGCGCAGGCCGTGTGGGAGACGGACGCGCGGGGCAGGGTGGTGAGCGACTCGCCGAGCTGGCGGGCGTACACCGGGCAGACGGTGGACGAGTATCTGGGCGATGGATGGATGGCGGCGATCCACTCCGATGACCGGGAGGACGTCCTGCGGACGTGGCGCGAGGCGGTACGGACCGTCGCCCCCTTGACGGCCGAGTTCCGTCTGCGCGGCCCCGACGGGAGTTGGAGATGGACGCACGTGCGGACCGCGCCGCTGCGAGGCGCGGATGGGTCGGTGCTCAAGTGGGTCGGGATGAACATCGACATCACGGCGCGCAAGCAGGCCGAGGCGGCCCAGCGTGAGAGCGAGGCGCGCTACCAGACGCTGTTCAACTCCATCGACGAGGGCTTCTGCATCATGCAGCTCCTCTTCGACGCGGAGCAGCGGCCGCTCGACTGCCGGTACCTCGAGGTCAACCCCGCCTTCGAGCGGCACAGCGGCATCCATGACGCGCTCGGAAGGACCTTTCGAGAGCTCCTGCCGGGTATCGAGCCCTTCTGGATCGACGTCTACGGCAGGGTCGCGCTGACGGGCGAGCCGACGCGCTTCGAGGGCCATGCCGCGTCCATGGGCCGGTGGTTCGATGTGTATGCCTTCCGGATTGGCGAGCCCCACGAGCGCAAGGTGGCGGTCCTCTTCACCGACGTCACCCGGCGCAAGCAGGCCGAGCGGACGCTGCGCGAGCGCGCCGATTTCGAGCGCCAGCTCATCGGCATCGTGTCCCACGATTTGCGCAACCCCCTCAACGCCATCCTCCTGTCGGCGACGATGCTGCTGCGCCGCGCGGAGTCGGATGCACGCAAGGAGGGGGCGCTGCGGTGCGTGTTCGACGCGGCCGAGCGCATGCGGCGCCTGGTGTGCGACCTGCTCGACTTCACCCAGGTCCGGTTGGGGCAGGGCCTGCCCGTGCAGCGTGAGCTCCGGGACCTGCACGCCCTTGTTCGCGGGGTGGTGGAGGAAGTGTTGGCGGCCCACCCCGGGCGAGAGGTGGAGGTGCGGGCCGAAGGCGAGGTCTGGGCCGCCCTCGATGCCGACCGCGTCGCGCAGTTGCTGGCGAACCTGCTCTCCAACGCGCTGGCCTACGGCGCCGCGGGCAGTCCCGTGTGTGTGACGACGCGTGAGGACGGCTCCTACGTGGCGTTGGAGGTGCACAACGAGGGGGAGCCCATCCCGCCCGAGAAGCTGGCGCGGTTGTTCCAGCCGCTCGAGCGTGGGGCCCAACCGCCCGCCCCCTCCTCGCGCAGCATCGGCCTGGGCCTCTTCATCGTGGACGGCATCGTGCGCGCCCACGGGGGACACATCCGTGTGCACTCGACGGCCGCGGAGGGCACCACCTTCTGTGTGTTGCTGCCGCGCCGCGGCTGA
- a CDS encoding protein kinase domain-containing protein yields the protein MSLESRLRAPDGCPDENLLAGFASGALSLSDSPEVERHLDGCAPCRELVAAVAAEDSEPDARDAPTRLDTGAPTLPMHPEAHVLAPGDTVGRYVLEGLLGQGGMGVVYAARDPGLGRTVALMLLRSGAGGEEGRARLVREAQAMARLAHPNVLPLFELGTEAERVFLVMERVEGSTLADWLRERERPWREVLALFLQAGEGLAAAHRAGLVHRDFKPANVLVGADGRPRVTDFGLVRHGAEVSGGVPEGASGDTGEALTRAGAVPGTPAYMSPEQLAGREVDARGDQFSFCVALHEALYGVRPFEARERGEARWKRVPAPRGLRPPGYVRAAIERGLALEPEARFPSMDALLAALARPPGSRWGPVTVGVVGLGLVLSGADVLVWRTKEPTRVAAKMPEAVPLTLELGSRYEIKVPGVHRVAVGEPGVVDVQVVGAETLSFEPVGPGTTPLLVWTKDGSRRTYTVTVRPR from the coding sequence ATGTCCCTGGAATCACGGCTCCGCGCGCCGGACGGGTGCCCGGACGAGAATCTGCTCGCGGGTTTCGCCTCGGGCGCGCTGTCCCTCTCGGACTCGCCGGAGGTGGAGCGGCACCTGGACGGGTGTGCTCCATGCCGGGAGTTGGTGGCGGCGGTGGCGGCCGAGGACTCGGAGCCCGATGCCAGGGATGCACCCACGCGTCTGGACACGGGGGCGCCCACGCTGCCCATGCACCCCGAGGCGCACGTCCTGGCCCCGGGGGACACGGTGGGCCGCTACGTGCTCGAGGGGCTGCTCGGTCAGGGCGGCATGGGCGTGGTGTACGCGGCGAGGGACCCGGGGTTGGGGCGCACGGTGGCGCTGATGCTGTTGCGCTCCGGAGCGGGCGGGGAGGAGGGCCGGGCGCGGCTGGTGCGCGAGGCGCAGGCGATGGCGCGCCTGGCACATCCGAACGTGTTGCCGCTCTTCGAGCTGGGGACGGAAGCGGAGCGCGTCTTCCTCGTCATGGAGCGGGTGGAGGGCTCCACGCTGGCGGACTGGCTACGCGAGCGCGAGCGGCCATGGCGCGAGGTGCTGGCCCTCTTCCTCCAGGCGGGCGAGGGGCTGGCGGCGGCGCACCGGGCGGGGCTGGTGCACCGGGACTTCAAGCCGGCCAACGTGTTGGTGGGCGCGGACGGACGGCCGCGCGTCACGGACTTCGGGCTGGTGCGGCACGGGGCCGAGGTGAGCGGTGGCGTACCGGAAGGCGCGTCCGGAGACACCGGGGAAGCACTCACCCGGGCGGGCGCGGTGCCGGGGACGCCCGCGTACATGTCACCCGAGCAGCTCGCGGGCCGCGAGGTGGACGCGCGCGGGGATCAGTTCAGTTTCTGCGTGGCGCTCCACGAGGCGCTGTATGGGGTACGCCCCTTCGAGGCGCGGGAGAGGGGCGAGGCGCGCTGGAAGCGGGTGCCGGCGCCTCGAGGCCTCCGCCCGCCGGGGTACGTGAGGGCCGCGATTGAGCGGGGGCTGGCGCTGGAGCCGGAGGCGCGCTTTCCTTCGATGGACGCGTTGCTGGCGGCACTGGCTCGGCCTCCCGGCTCGCGCTGGGGCCCGGTGACGGTGGGGGTGGTCGGGCTGGGGTTGGTGCTCTCGGGGGCCGACGTCCTGGTGTGGAGGACGAAGGAGCCGACGCGAGTGGCGGCGAAGATGCCCGAGGCCGTGCCTCTGACGCTCGAGCTGGGCTCCCGGTACGAAATCAAGGTGCCCGGGGTGCACCGTGTGGCCGTGGGCGAGCCAGGCGTCGTAGACGTCCAGGTGGTGGGAGCGGAGACGCTGAGCTTCGAGCCCGTGGGGCCCGGTACGACTCCCCTGCTCGTGTGGACGAAGGACGGGAGCCGCCGGACGTACACCGTGACGGTGCGCCCGCGCTGA
- a CDS encoding ArnT family glycosyltransferase has product MSSSAPSRLPGPTAWAVLVFLGLTTATWWPHTDLGDSQLYQVVSRHMVEDDSWLALRYLPDVHPRFFEHLPFGFWPFALVIRLFGEPALRPLCAAFSLGTLLLTGLVARRAAGTWAGVTAMLVLAFPDGFFIRGGHPFLEPLLLLLATASAVPPLLGVPRARDWLVCGVLAAGACAVKGPFGLLPFAGATVARALVERSWKVLVIGTLVGLASTVPTVLFLVTHADWWEGYVRHQVLASAAGERTDGQRSWYIPFRTVVSRFWPGLPLLAAGGVLALGRPARAFRSLLPEGTRDAAGVRRSARVLLLASLFILTALCIPGRKVWNHSLVAFPLLAMLVGVGVGPWLEARLSSPERARRARLGLAALALAVLGASAAGAGRLLFPRPCPAASEVLAPALADVPPGASVLVVSPRAEWTTVAAFAVERRWSPWRLTELGTGLAPGGPSEARVAFVADGAPVSDPAWREVGRDGRWRLLRRP; this is encoded by the coding sequence ATGTCTTCTTCCGCCCCCTCGCGACTGCCGGGCCCCACCGCGTGGGCCGTGCTCGTCTTCCTCGGTCTCACCACCGCCACCTGGTGGCCCCATACCGACCTCGGGGACTCGCAGCTCTACCAGGTCGTCTCCCGCCACATGGTCGAGGACGACTCCTGGCTCGCCCTCCGCTACCTCCCCGACGTCCACCCGCGCTTCTTCGAGCACCTGCCCTTCGGCTTCTGGCCCTTCGCCCTCGTCATCCGTCTCTTCGGCGAGCCCGCCCTGCGCCCGCTGTGCGCCGCCTTCTCCCTGGGCACCCTGCTCCTCACCGGCCTCGTCGCCCGCCGCGCCGCCGGTACCTGGGCCGGCGTCACCGCCATGCTGGTGCTCGCCTTCCCCGATGGCTTCTTCATCCGCGGCGGCCACCCCTTCCTCGAGCCCCTCCTCCTCCTGCTCGCCACCGCCTCCGCCGTGCCTCCACTGCTCGGTGTGCCGCGCGCTCGGGACTGGCTCGTCTGTGGCGTGCTCGCCGCTGGCGCCTGCGCCGTGAAGGGTCCTTTCGGCCTGCTGCCCTTCGCCGGGGCCACCGTCGCCCGCGCCCTCGTCGAGCGCTCCTGGAAGGTGCTCGTCATCGGCACCCTCGTGGGGCTCGCCTCCACCGTGCCCACGGTGCTCTTCCTCGTCACCCACGCCGACTGGTGGGAGGGCTACGTCCGCCACCAGGTGCTCGCGTCCGCCGCGGGCGAGCGCACCGACGGGCAGCGCTCCTGGTACATCCCCTTCAGGACCGTCGTCAGCCGCTTCTGGCCCGGGCTGCCCCTGCTCGCGGCCGGTGGAGTGCTGGCGCTCGGCCGGCCCGCGCGAGCCTTCCGCTCGCTGCTCCCCGAAGGCACACGTGACGCGGCCGGTGTGCGCCGCTCCGCCCGGGTGCTGCTGCTCGCGAGCCTCTTCATCCTCACCGCGCTCTGCATCCCCGGACGCAAGGTATGGAACCACTCGCTCGTCGCCTTCCCGCTGCTGGCCATGCTCGTGGGCGTGGGCGTGGGGCCCTGGTTGGAGGCGCGGCTCTCGTCCCCCGAGCGCGCGCGCCGGGCCCGGCTCGGTCTGGCCGCGCTGGCACTGGCCGTGCTGGGTGCCTCGGCGGCGGGCGCGGGACGGCTGCTCTTCCCCCGGCCGTGCCCCGCTGCCTCGGAGGTGCTCGCGCCAGCGCTCGCGGACGTGCCCCCCGGGGCCTCCGTCCTGGTGGTGTCCCCGCGCGCCGAGTGGACCACCGTGGCCGCCTTCGCCGTCGAGCGGCGCTGGTCACCGTGGCGCCTCACCGAGCTGGGTACCGGACTCGCCCCGGGGGGTCCCTCGGAGGCCCGCGTGGCCTTCGTCGCGGATGGAGCGCCCGTGAGTGACCCGGCCTGGCGCGAGGTGGGCCGCGACGGCCGCTGGCGGCTGCTGCGCCGGCCCTGA
- a CDS encoding PaaI family thioesterase, translating into MESIAHILRQVRQTGEYRLLTDVIPYTRFLGIGVENTTGEVLCRMRFSPMLIGNSSLPALHGGTLGALLESAAIFELLLRTQEERVPKIISITVDFLRSGRPQDTLAKATITRLGRRVANLQVQAWQEDRGKPIASANALFLLS; encoded by the coding sequence ATGGAGAGCATCGCCCACATCCTCCGCCAGGTGCGCCAGACGGGCGAGTACCGCCTGCTCACCGACGTCATCCCCTACACGCGCTTCCTGGGCATCGGCGTGGAGAACACCACCGGCGAGGTGCTGTGCCGCATGCGCTTCTCCCCCATGTTGATTGGCAACAGCTCCCTGCCCGCGCTGCACGGGGGCACGCTCGGCGCGCTGCTCGAGTCCGCCGCCATCTTCGAGCTGCTGCTGCGCACCCAGGAGGAGCGCGTGCCGAAAATCATCTCCATCACCGTGGACTTCCTGCGCTCGGGCAGGCCGCAGGACACGCTGGCCAAGGCCACCATCACCCGGCTCGGCCGGCGCGTGGCCAACCTCCAGGTGCAGGCCTGGCAGGAGGACCGCGGCAAGCCCATCGCCAGCGCCAACGCCCTCTTCCTGCTGTCGTGA
- a CDS encoding RtcB family protein, translating into MSWTQRLEKVAEGHYVLPKTKTMKVDAHLFLSDKLLWGEGPELPGLEEGVFDQVVNAASFPGVTRVAVTPDCHVGYGVPIGTVVETDGILLPTAAGYDIGCGMVQLKTTLTAEDVADKARRRQWIDEVMKRIAVGVGASRVQKQRRIDTRTFAEVVRHGAKALGRGSSTTERDFIPVEDDRVDIPERAYEKRDQLGSLGGGNHFTEMQVDEDGRVWVMLHTGSRGFGWNIAKHYFVEGAAELGLGKRSEDFIWLDASSRLGREYWNLHNMAANFAVANRLIIGEAVCAALEEVFGGTADIYYEISHNLIQKESGKFVARKGATRAFPGGHPALRKTPWEKTGHPILIPGSMETGSAILFAQEGAEQSIYSVNHGAGRRLSRGEARRVLNQSETDRRMTEAGILLNTRTTPLDESGPCYKNLDDVLDTVEMAGLAKVARRLKPIACIKGAD; encoded by the coding sequence ATGAGCTGGACGCAAAGGTTGGAGAAGGTCGCGGAGGGGCACTACGTCCTGCCGAAGACCAAGACGATGAAGGTGGATGCCCACCTGTTCCTGTCGGACAAGCTGCTGTGGGGCGAGGGCCCCGAGCTGCCGGGCCTGGAGGAGGGTGTCTTCGATCAGGTGGTCAACGCGGCCTCCTTCCCGGGAGTGACGCGGGTGGCGGTGACGCCGGACTGTCACGTGGGCTACGGCGTGCCCATCGGCACGGTGGTGGAGACGGACGGCATCCTGCTCCCCACGGCGGCGGGGTACGACATCGGCTGCGGCATGGTGCAGCTCAAGACGACGCTCACGGCCGAGGACGTGGCGGACAAGGCCAGGCGCCGCCAGTGGATCGACGAGGTGATGAAGCGCATCGCCGTGGGGGTGGGGGCGTCGCGGGTGCAGAAGCAGCGGCGCATCGACACGCGCACCTTCGCCGAGGTGGTGCGCCACGGGGCCAAGGCGCTGGGCCGCGGCTCGTCCACCACCGAGCGCGACTTCATCCCGGTGGAGGATGACCGGGTGGACATCCCCGAGCGCGCGTACGAGAAGCGCGATCAGCTGGGGAGCCTCGGCGGGGGCAACCACTTCACGGAGATGCAGGTGGACGAGGACGGCCGCGTGTGGGTGATGTTGCACACGGGGAGCCGGGGCTTCGGGTGGAACATCGCGAAGCACTACTTCGTCGAGGGCGCGGCGGAGCTCGGGCTGGGCAAGCGCAGCGAGGACTTCATCTGGCTGGACGCGTCGAGCCGGCTGGGGCGCGAGTACTGGAACCTGCACAACATGGCGGCCAACTTCGCGGTGGCCAACCGGCTCATCATCGGCGAGGCGGTGTGCGCGGCGCTCGAGGAGGTGTTCGGCGGGACGGCGGACATCTATTACGAGATTTCGCACAACCTCATCCAGAAGGAGTCGGGGAAGTTCGTGGCGCGCAAGGGGGCGACGCGGGCGTTCCCGGGCGGGCACCCCGCGCTGCGCAAGACACCCTGGGAGAAGACGGGGCACCCCATCCTCATCCCGGGCTCGATGGAGACGGGCAGCGCCATCCTCTTCGCGCAGGAGGGAGCCGAGCAGTCCATCTACTCGGTGAACCACGGCGCGGGGCGGCGGCTGTCGCGAGGCGAGGCGCGGCGGGTGCTCAACCAGTCCGAGACGGATCGGCGCATGACGGAGGCGGGCATCCTGCTCAACACACGCACGACGCCGCTGGACGAGTCGGGGCCCTGCTACAAGAACCTGGACGACGTGCTGGACACGGTGGAGATGGCGGGCCTGGCGAAGGTGGCCCGGCGCCTCAAGCCCATCGCCTGCATCAAGGGCGCCGACTGA
- a CDS encoding tetratricopeptide repeat protein — MGVRELKEEALDLYTRRRFADCARTYGKLLELEPGDPHLYVRHAEAWRRAGDRQKAISSYRTAAELLLQLGCEARARAALKVALELDPRDTEVAQALARLSPTYPPPAFSRPPSRIPEQKRDTVELHTRQASVPGRLALPPAPAAPAAPLPSPAEVRRLSGNTLAMRAAPGTRWVVVSSRTPLTAYEVDDLERVMSREFTLEVTVAPEG, encoded by the coding sequence ATGGGCGTGAGGGAGCTGAAGGAAGAGGCGCTGGACCTGTACACCCGGCGGAGGTTCGCCGATTGCGCGCGCACCTACGGGAAGCTGCTCGAGCTGGAGCCGGGGGATCCGCACCTGTATGTGCGCCACGCCGAGGCCTGGCGGCGGGCGGGGGACAGGCAGAAGGCCATCAGCTCGTACCGGACGGCGGCGGAGCTGTTGCTGCAGCTGGGGTGCGAGGCACGGGCCCGGGCGGCGTTGAAGGTGGCGCTGGAGTTGGATCCACGGGACACGGAGGTGGCGCAAGCGTTGGCGCGACTGTCGCCCACGTACCCGCCTCCCGCGTTCTCGAGGCCGCCCTCGCGCATCCCCGAGCAGAAGCGGGACACGGTGGAGCTGCACACGCGACAGGCGAGCGTGCCGGGACGGCTGGCCCTACCACCGGCGCCGGCCGCCCCCGCGGCGCCCCTGCCCTCACCGGCCGAGGTGCGAAGGCTGTCGGGGAACACGCTGGCCATGAGGGCCGCGCCGGGGACGCGCTGGGTGGTGGTGTCCTCGCGCACGCCGCTGACGGCCTACGAGGTGGACGACCTCGAGCGGGTGATGTCGAGGGAGTTCACGCTGGAAGTCACGGTTGCCCCCGAGGGGTGA
- a CDS encoding sigma-70 family RNA polymerase sigma factor has product MSHSVPLARLLVPHLRPAARAYAELPSLEAELARMLDSARAAWPRVRLDEAVFLRHLAERLPPSSEPERALRALPAADLFLACACVRGDAAAHAALEAHFLPKVAAAVARVYPGADAASEVCQVLREKLLTPESGRPPRMADYQGQGPLAAWLRAAAVRTALNLRRSSQRQARAEEEALADASVPVGHPELELLRQRHRADFQAALAEALAALSSRERTVLRLHLVEGLSLERIGAVYRTHKSTVSRWLARAREEVLAGTRSRLAERLHLSDGELHSLLRDVPGQLDQSLSSLLASTR; this is encoded by the coding sequence ATGTCCCACTCCGTCCCGCTCGCCCGCCTCCTCGTTCCTCATTTGCGGCCAGCGGCCCGGGCCTACGCGGAGCTGCCCTCGCTGGAGGCGGAGCTCGCGCGGATGCTCGACTCGGCCCGTGCGGCCTGGCCCCGGGTGCGGCTCGACGAGGCCGTCTTCCTCCGCCACCTCGCCGAGCGCCTCCCCCCCAGTTCCGAGCCCGAGCGCGCCCTGCGTGCCCTCCCCGCCGCGGATCTCTTCCTCGCCTGTGCCTGCGTGCGGGGGGATGCCGCCGCCCACGCGGCCCTGGAGGCGCATTTCCTCCCGAAGGTGGCCGCCGCCGTCGCTCGCGTGTACCCGGGCGCGGACGCCGCCTCCGAGGTGTGTCAGGTGTTGCGCGAGAAGCTCCTCACCCCCGAGTCGGGCCGCCCGCCCCGAATGGCCGACTACCAGGGGCAGGGCCCGCTCGCCGCGTGGCTGCGCGCCGCCGCCGTTCGCACCGCCCTCAACCTGCGCCGCTCCTCCCAGCGCCAGGCCCGCGCCGAGGAGGAGGCGCTCGCCGACGCCAGCGTCCCCGTCGGCCACCCGGAGCTGGAGCTCCTTCGACAGCGCCACCGGGCCGACTTCCAGGCCGCGCTCGCCGAGGCCCTCGCCGCCCTGTCCTCGCGCGAGCGCACGGTGCTGCGCCTCCACCTGGTGGAGGGGCTGAGCCTGGAGCGCATCGGCGCCGTGTACCGCACCCACAAGTCCACCGTCTCCCGCTGGCTCGCCCGTGCTCGCGAGGAGGTGCTCGCCGGCACCCGCTCCCGGCTCGCCGAGCGCCTCCACCTGTCCGACGGCGAGCTGCACAGCCTCCTGCGCGACGTGCCCGGGCAGCTCGACCAGAGCCTCTCCTCGCTCCTGGCCAGCACCCGTTGA